In the Tessaracoccus lacteus genome, AGATCAGGTCGGCCGCCACGAACGCAGGGTCCGCCGTGTCGTCCGCCACGACGGCGATCTCGGTGGGGCCGGCCTCGGAGTCGATGCCGACCAGGCCGCGCACGAGACGCTTGGCCGCCACGACGTAGATGTTGCCGGGGCCCGTGATGAGCGAGACGGGATCGCAGAGGCCCTCGACGCCATGCGCGAACATGGCGATGGCCTGGGCACCGCCGACGGCGTAGACCTCCTCGACGCCGAGCAGGGCGCAGACGGCGAGGATGCTGGGGTGCGGCAGCCCGCCGAACTCGCGCTGCGGGGGCGAGGCGACTGCGATGGAGGTGACGCCGGCGACCTGGGCGGGCACGACGTTCATGATCACGCTGGAGGCCAGCGGGGCGAGCCCGCCCGGCACGTAGAGGCCGACGCGCTCGACGGGGATGTTGCGGAGCCCGACGCTGGCTCCGTCGGCCAGGATGGCGGGCCCGGGATCGGGATCGAGTTCGAGGGCTCCGGCCACCTCGCGGCGGCGGCGGATCGACTCGAGGAACGCCTCCCTCAGCTGCGGGTCGAGCTCGTCGGCGGCCTTCCGGAGGTCGGCTGCTCCGACCCTCAGCGACGGCGGGACGACGTGGTCGAACTTCTCCGAGTACTCCAGCAGGGCCTCGGCTCCCCGATCCGCGACGTCCGCGACGATGGGATGCACGACGGCGACAGCGGCCTCCACGTCGAAACTGCCGCGCGGCAGGAGGGTCCGGTAGGCACCGTCGACGCCTGTCAGGTCAAGAGTTCTCAGCACGCGGTTAGTCTAGTGGGAGCGTCGCCTCGTCCTGATCGCCGGCGGCCTCGGGCCAGAAAGCGGACAGGAGCATGATGGGGATGATCGCGGCGAACGGTGCGATCAGCAGCGCGGACATCGACCGGAGGGTCAGGTCCACCTCCACCACGTCGCCGGCTCCTGCCGAGGCGAGCCGCTCCACGAAATCGTGCGGGCCGACGCTGACCCCGAAGCGCCACGCCATCACCGAGGAGGCGATGGCCGCAACGAGGGTGGCGACGATGACCCACCAACCGCGGCGGTGCAGCATCAGCCAGCCGATCACCCCGACGAGCAGCCCCAGCACGGCCGTGATGAACGTGAACGTGACATCCGCCGCGACGATCTCCGCCTGGCCGCGCTCCGAGATGGACGCGGACAGATCCTCCAGCACGGTGTAGCTGGCCCGGGGGGTCACGGCGGACCACAGGAGTCCCGCCGCCGCGCCGAGCACGACGGAGCCTGCGATGTAGACGATGAGCCGCCACAGCGTCCGGTCCCACGGGAGCGCCAGCTGCCCGGGGTTGCGGGGGGCGGTGACGATCTCCTCTGAGCCTGTCACGAGCTCTCCCTCCCGACGCCGACACACGATGGGCCGAGCACGGCCTTGAGGTCGGCGAACAGCGCAGAGGTGAGTTCGACGCGGAAGCCGTCTCCGAGCCTGAACGTCTTGATCTGCTCCCCCGTCCGGAGGTTGAGGTGGACCTCGGCCGCGCCGGGGTACTGCGCGAGGATCGACTTGAGCCTGCCGACCACGCCCGGCGTGCAGCGCACGGCGGGCAGGGTCAACGCGAGCGGCCCGACGTTGCCCTCAGCGCTGACATGCGGGGCGATGACGTTCTGCGCTCGCATGCGTCCCCTGTCCTCGCCGGACTCGACGACGCCGTCGACGGCCACGATGGTGTCCGGCGCGAGGTGCATCGCGACCTGGTCGTAGACCCGTGGGAACACCGTGACCTCGATCGAGTTGCCGAGGTCCTCGAGAACCACCTGCGCCCAGATGTTGCCGGCCTTGTTCACGCGACGGTTGACCGAGGTGATCAGTCCGCACAGCTTGGTGTTGCCGCGGTAGCCGTCCTCGGCGACGGCGGAGGCGATGGAGCGGTCGCTGTTGGCCTGCAGCACGTGTTCGAGCCCGTTGAGTGGATGGTCGGAGACGTACAGGCCGAGCATCTCCCGCTCGAACGCCAGCTTGGTGCGGCGGTCCCACTCGTCGACGTCCGGGACGGCCTCGTGCAGCGGGCTGGCCTCGTCGGCGCCCGCCCCGTCGTCGAAGCCGAAGTCGAAGCCGTCCTGGCCGTTCTCGGCGTTCTTCTTGAGGTCGATGATCGAGTCCACCGCCGCCTCGAAGATCCCCATCAGGGACCGGCGCGTGTGCCCGAGCTCGTCGAAGGCGCCCGCCTTGACCAGCGACTCCACGACGCGCTTGTTGCACATCAGCAGCGGAGCCTTGTCCAGGAAGTCGTAGAAGTCCTTCGCCGGTCCCAGCCTCGTGCGCTCCTGGACCCACGCCGTGACCACCTTGTCGCCCACGTTGCGCACCGCACCCATGCCGAATCGGATGTGCTCCCCGACGGGTGTGAAGGCCACCTCCGAGGAGTTCACGTCCGGGGGCAGCACCTCGATGCCCATGTGGCGGCACTCCGCCAGGTAGAGGGCGGACTTGTCCTTGTCGTCGCGGACCGACTGCAGCAGAGCGGCCATGTACTCGACGGGGTAGTTGGCCTTGAGCCAGGCCGTCCAGTAGGACACGAGCCCGTAGGCGGCCGAGTGGGCCTTGTTGAACGCGTAGTCGGAGAACGGCAGCAGGATGTCCCACAGGGTCTGGATGGCGTCCTTGGAGTAGCCGCGCTCGATCATGCCGGCCGAGAAGGTCGCGTACTGCTTGTCCAGCTCGGACTTCTTCTTCTTGCCCATCGCGCGGCGGAGCATGTCCGCGCCGCCGAGCGTGTAGCCGGCGAGCTTCTGCGCGATAGCCATGACCTGCTCCTGGTACACGATCAGGCCGTAGGTCTCGCCCAGGATGGACTCCAGCGGTTCCGCGAGCTCCGGGTGGATCGGCTCCACCGGCTCGCGGCCGGTCTTGCGGCGCGCGTACTTGTTGTGCGAGTCCGCACCCATGGGGCCGGGGCGGTAGAGCGCGCCAACGGCGGAGATGTCGTCGAAGCAGTCCGGCTGCATGGATCGCAGCAGCGCCCGCATGGGGCCGCCGTCGAGCTGGAACACGCCGAGCGTGTCGCCGCGCTGGAGCAGGGTGAATGTCTTCTCGTCGTCGAGCGCGAGGCTCTCGAGCTCGACCTGGATGCCCCGGTTCAACTCGATGTTGTGCAGCGCGTCGGCGAGCACCGTGAGGTTGCGCAGCCCGAGGAAGTCCATCTTGATCAGGCCGAGGGACTCGCAGCCTGGATAGTCGAACTGCGTGATGATGGCGCCGTCGGCCTCTCGCTTCATCAGCGGCACGACGTCGGCGAGGGGTGCCCGGCTCATGATGACGCCGGCGGCGTGCACGCCCCACTGGCGCTTGAGGCCCTCGATGCCGCGGGCTGTGTCGACGACCGTGCGCACGTCGGCGTTGGACTGGTACAGCTCGCGGAACTCGGCGCCCTCGGCGTAGCGCTTGTGCTCCTCGTTGAACAGGTCGCCCAGGGGCACGCCTTTGCCCATCACGTCCGGCGGCATGGCCTTGGTGATCTGCTCGCCGATGGCGAAGGGCATGTCGAGGACGCGGGCGGCGTCCTTAACGGCGGCCTTCGCCTTGATGGAGCCGTAGGTGATGATCTGCGCAACGTACTCGCTGCCGTACTTCTCGGTGACGTAGTTGATGACCTCGCCGCGGCGGCGATCATCGAAGTCGATGTCGAAGTCGGGCATCGAGACGCGCTCGGGGTTGAGGAAGCGCTCGAAGAGCAGGCCGTGCTCGAGCGGGTCGAGGTCGGTGATGCGCATGGCGTACGCGCACATCGAGCCAGCTCCGGAGCCTCGGCCGGGGCCGACGCGGACCCCGTTGTGCTTGGCCCAGTTGATGAAGTCCGCGACGACGAGGAAGTAGCCGGAGAACCCCATCTGGACGATGATGCCCGTCTCGAACTCGGCCCTGTCCAGCACCTCCTGCGGGATGCCGTTCGGGTAGCGGACGTGCAGTCCCCGCTCGACCTCCTTCTTGAACCAGGACTCCTCCGTCTCGCCCGGCGGCACGTCGAAGCGCGGCATGTAGGTGCCGATGCCCTCGTCGAAGCTCGTCTCGACGCGCTCGGCGATCGCCAGCGTGTTGTCGCAGGCCTCGGGGAAGTCGCGGAAGAGGTGCCGCATCTCCGCGGGGCTCTTCAGGTAGTAGCCGTTGCCGTCGAAGCGGAACCGGTCGGCCTGGGCCTTGCGGGAGCCGGCCGACACGCACAGCAGGGTGTCGTGTGAGTCGGCGTCCTCGGCGTGCACGTAGTGGAGGTCATTGGTGGCGACCAACGGCAGGCTCAGGTCCCTGGCAACTTGCAGGAGGCCCTTGCGCACCCGGGTCTCGATCTCGAGCCCGTGATCCATCAGCTCGACGTAGAAGTTCCCCTCGCCGAAGATGTCGCGGAACTCGGCGGCGGCGGCCACGGCGTTGTCGTACTGGCCGAGCCGCAGGAACGTCTGCACCTCGCCGGAGGGGCAGCCGGTGGTGGCGATCAGCCCCTTGCCGTAGGTGTTGAGGAGCTCCCGGTCGGCGCGCGGCTTGTAGAAGAAGCCCTCCAACGACGAGTACGTCGACAGCTTGAACAGATTGTGCATGCCGACCTTGTCGGCGGCCCACATCGTCATGTGGGTGTAGGCACCCTTGGAGGCGACGTCGTCGCCCGTGCCGTCGCCGAACTGGACCCGCTTTCGCTCGGAGCGGTGCGTGCGGGGCGTCAGGTACGCCTCGAGCCCGATGATGGGCTTGACATCGAAAGCCTTGGACGCCTTGTAGAACTCGTAGGCCCCGTACAGGTTGCCGTGGTCGGTGATCGCCAGCGCCGGCATCTTCATCTGCTCGGCTCCGCTGAAGAGGTCCTTGATCCTGGCCGCACCGTCCAGCATGGAGAACTCGGTGTGGCAGTGCAGGTGGACGAACGAATCCGACAACGAGTCCTCCTAGAGATGCGCGCTCCGGCCCCACCTTACCCGTCCCGTCGCGACGGCCGGACACCCGGCCGGGCACCCTTCCCGATCACGCCAACCACCGGTGCCGAGTCGGCCCGCCGCTAAATGGGCCGGACTTTGAACGGTTTTCGGGGGCGGGAATCCTTGTCCCTGGATTCGCACGGGTGTGTGATTCGACATGGATTCTATGAGGACGCGGGAGCAGGCGCGTGGGAGTTCGCCTCCCAGCGCGCGGGCTTCATCGCGGGCCAGGCCGCCTAGCTCAACGCCGATCTGGTGGATCTGATGGTCGAGGTGCTGGAGACCACTGCTGGTCCGGCGGCGGGATCAGGTCCCCGGAGCACTGGCTGCAGCTGATGACCGCCGTCTCACCCGCCCATGCGGCCGACATCGTGGCCGGGGCACGCTCCGGGGACCCGGACGCGACCCTGGCCGAAGGCGACCTCACCCACGCGCCTGGGTCCCCGCGCCCGTGCCTCAGTCGGTCGTGCGGCCCCGCCGGGGGTCGTTGAGGAAGGCGTAGTAGAACCCGATCAGCACCCCTCCGCCAACGAAGTTGCCGAGCAGAGCCACCCCGACGTTCAGCGCGGCTGCGCCGACGGCGACCTCGCCCTGGAGCCCGACCACCATGAACAGCACCGTGTTGGCGACGGAGTGCTCCAGCCCGAGGAAGACGAAGAGGAACACCGCGGACAGCATCGAGATGATGATGGCGAGGTAGTCCTTGAGGTAGCCGTTGTAGACCACCAGCATCGCGATGTTGATCAGCAGGTTGCAGAGCACGGCGCGGAAGAAGAGGTCGCTCAGGCCCAGCATGGAGGTGGTGTAGCCGAGCTTCACGTCGACCGAGTGCTGCATTGCCTCCAACAGGCCGCCCGTGACGATCGTGCTGCCCTTCAGCATGAGCGCCAGAACGAGGCCGCCCAGCGCGTTGCCGAGCAGGCACAGCGACAGGATGCCGAGTTGGCGGGAGGGCGTGATGCGCCGGTGGTAGACGGCCACCGAGGTCAGCATCATGTTGGAGGTCAGTAGCTCCGACTTGGTCAGGTAGATGAATACCAGGGCCCAGCCGAAGACCGCCGCTCCGAGGATCTTCCCGACCCCGGAGAAGTCGACTCCGCCGAGGTCGGTGAACGTCGCGACGATCTGGTAGTGCGCCACGTACAGGATCCCGATCAGCAGGCCGGCCATGGCCGCTCGCATCAGGTAGGGGCCCTTGATCCGCCTGGACATGGTGTCCTTGGTCTCGGCGGCCTCGAGCACGGTCTGGATGAAGACCTGCCCGGGGAAGAGTCTGGTGTCGCTCATGCGGTGGGGATCCCTGGTCGGTGGCGTCATTCGGGGGTCCGAAGCAGCATCGATCCTAACGAGCGACCCCGCCGGCCCGGGAGCCGGGGTCGGCGGGGCCGGCGGTCGCCGGTGGGTCAGCGCCAGTCAACCCCGGGCGCCCGGTGGAACGCGATGCCCTGTGCCTCCCACAGCGGTGCGATGCCCGCGAGGCGGCCGGAGAAGGACGTCCAGGTCCGCCAGGCGTGCCCCTCAGGGGCCGGAGACCAGCCGATCTCGGCCGCCGAGGCGATGCGCGGGAACATCATGTGGTCGAGTTCCTCCAGGCTGGTGAGCTTCTCCGTCCAGGTGGGAGCCTCGACGCCGAGCACGGCGTCCTCGCCTATGCCGTCGATCAGGGTCGCGGGGTCCCAGTCGTAGGACTGTTCGAGGCTCACGAAGCCCGCCCATGTCAGGCCGAGGGGCTCGTCCTCGTCGTACTTCATGTCGAGGTAGATCGCGTCTGCCGGGGACAGGATGACGCCGCCGCCCCGCTCCGGGAACGTGCGGGCCTTCGCGGCGACCTGCTCGTCGTTGGACCGGAGCCCCCAGAACTGACCGACCGTCCCGCGGGCCAGGCCCTCGGCCGCGCCCGCCTCGTGCCAGACCACCGGCGTCTTGCCGAGGCCGGCCACCAGTGTGGTGACTCGCTCCATGAAGTACGCGAAGTCCGCCGGGTCTGTGCCGAGGCACTCGTCACCGCCGACGTGCACCAGCGGGCCCGGGGTCAGCGCGGCGACCTCCCCGAGCACGTCGGCGAGGAAGTCGTAGGTGGGCTCATGGTGGATGCGCAGCTGCGAGAAGCCAACGGGGATGGAGGTGCAGGGTTCGCCCTTGACGGGCACGTCGCCGCCGAAGGCCTCGACCGTGTCGAGCATCTCTCGGGTGAGAACGGGCTCCTCGACGAGGTCCGGATAGGCGACGCCGACGGCGTGCGTGTGGCCGGGCAGGTCGATCTCCGGCACGACGATCATGTCGTAGGAGGCCGCGTGGGCGACGATCCGTGCATAGTCGGCTTGCGTGAAGTGGCCGCCGGAATCCCCGAAGGCCGCGGTCCCCGACGCCTTCGCGGTCAGCTCGGGTCGCGAGGCGATCTCGAGCCGCCAGCCCTGGTCGTCGCTGAGGTGCAGGTGCAGCGCGTTGAGCTTCAGACGGGCGGCGCGGTCGATCAGCGTCTCGACCGTGGCGACGTCGAAGAAGTGACGCACCACATCGATCATGAAGCCGCGGTAGGCGAACCGGGGCGCGTCGTGGATGTCGAGGGCCGGGATCTCCCAGCCTTCTCCGGACCGGCGGACGGCCTGGACGAGCGTCCAGATGCCGTACCGCAGGCCGGCGCGGTCGGCGCCAGTGAGGGTGACCCGGTGCTCGGTGACCGTCAGGTGATAGGACTCCGACCTCCCCTCCCCCGAGATCCGGAGCCGGATCTTGCCGTGACCGCCCACGTGCGGGCGCGCTCCGGTGATGGTGTGCAGCTCGTCGGCGAGCAGGTCGGCCAGCTCCCCGCTGACCGGAGTGGTCGCGACGAGCCGGAACGCGCCGTCGGCGATCTCGATGCGGGTCGGTGCGGGGATGAGGGGAAGGTGTTGCATCTCGGTCCTTGGTTGTTGCTCAGCCCTTGACGGCGCCGGAGGTCATGGACGACGTCATCCTGCCCTGAACGATCAGGAAGAAGATCACCACGGGCAGGGCCATCAGCGTCGAGCCTGCCATGACGACCGACCAGTCGGTGGCCTTGGTGGCCTGGAGGAAGGACCGCAGCCAGATCGGGAGGGTCTGGCTCTCCTCCCGCGTCATGATGACCAGCGCGAAGACGAACTCGTTCCAGGCCTGGATGAAGGCGAAGATGCCGGTGGACACCAGGCCGGGGGCGAGCAGCGGGAACGTGATCCGCCAGAACGCGCCCGCCTTGGAACAGCCGTCGATCTGGGCGGCCTCCTCGAGGTCTGCGGGCACTCCCTGGACGAAACCGCGCAGGGTCCAGATCGTGAACGGCAGGACCATGGCGATGTAGACGGCCGACAGGCCGAGAACCGTGTTGACCAGGTGCCAGCCGTCGAGCAGGCGGAACATGGAGATGATGAGGGCCTCTGCAGGCACCATCTGGATGACGAGTACGGCGACGATCAGCGACTTGCGCGAGCGGAAGGTGAACCTCGACAGCGCCAGCGCCGCCATGAAGGCGAACACCAGCGCGGTGACGAGCGTCAGTCCGGTCACTGCCAGCGACATCCACATGGCCGGGATGAAGCCGTCGCCGAGGGCGGTGGCGTAGTTGGAGAAGTTCAGCGACTCGGGCAGGAACGACGGCCTCGTCGACTTGATCTTGGCGCCGGGCAGCATCGAGGTGTTGACCATCCAGTAGACGGGGAACACCGAGCACACGAACACGATGACGGCTGCGATGTTCAGCAGGGACCTGGAAAGCAGTGAGCCTTTCATGTCAGTCCTCGTTCCTCAGGGTCAGGCGGATGTAGTAGGCCGAGATCGCCAGCAGGATCGCGACAAGGATGACGGAGATGGCGCCGCCGGTGCCGAGTCGGCCGGAGGCCATCGACTCGGTGTAGATGTAGACGCCGATGGTGTTGGTCTGCTCCCGGATGCCGCCGATGGTCTGCAGCGCGTAGATCTGCGCGAACACGCGCAGGTCCCAGATGATCTGCAGGATCAGGACGACGATCACGATGGAGCGGATGTAGGGGAAGGTGACGTTGACGAAGCGCCGCCAGCCGTTCGCCCCGTCGAGCGATGCGGCCTCGAGCACCTCGGACGGCACCTGCGTCAGGCCGGCGTAGAGGCTGAGGGCCACGAACGGGATGGCGCCCCAGACGATGATGATGGCCGCGACGCCGAAGAAGCTGAGCGGGTCGATCAGCCACGAGTGACCGAACCAGTTGTCTCCCGTGAGCTTGGTCATCAGCCAGTTGACGAGTCCATAGGACGTGTCGAAGATCCACCCCCACACGATCGTGGCGGTCAGCGCGGGCATCGCCCACGCGAGCAGCAGCCCGACGGACACGACGGTGCGCATGAGCTTGCCGAGCTTGGTCATCATGACGGCGATGGCCATGCCCAGCACCATCGTGGCCACGACACAGACCGCGGCGAGCGCAACGCTGCGCCCGAGCACGGCCCAGAAGATCGGATCGGTCAGGACCTTGGTGTAGTTGCCCAGCGCGATGAACTCAGGGTCGGCGCCGAAGATCTGGGCGCGTCCGTACTCCTGGAAGCTCATCACGATCATTTGTACGACGGGCCAGCCGATGAAGATGGCCAGCATGATGAATGCCGGGGCCAGGAGCAGCATCGGGGTCAGCTGCGGACGTCGGCTACGTGGCGTGTCCACCTCGGTGGTGGCGCGGGCATCACTGGTCGCGAGCATTCCGGTGAGCCTTTCTGCAGTGGGAGGGTCGTGGGGATGACGCGGGGCCCGGAGGGACGACCCTCTCCGGGCCCCGCATCGGGTTCTGATGGGATCAGGCGTTGAGGATCGACTCGATCTTGGTGTCCAGCTCCGCAGCCAGCGTGGCGGCGTCGCCGCCGTTTGCGATCTGGACGAAGAAGTCCTGCAGGAGGCCCTGTGCCTCGACCTCGGCCCAGTTCGGGCTGGCGGGGGTCAGCTTCGCGGAGGCGGCGGCCTCGGCGATGATGGAGGCGAGCTCGGGCGTCGCGCCGGCGACCTTGGAGCCGAGGCTGGTCTTCGCAGGAACCAGCCCGTTCTCGGCGAGGATGGTCTGGTACTCGTCGCTCAGCATGATCTCCAGCGCGGCCTTGGACAGGTCGACGTTGGCGGACTTGGCCGAGATCCCGACATTGGAGCCACCCGCGAACACGGAGGCGGCGCCGCCGTCCTTGCCCGGGAGGGCGAAGTAGCCGAGCGAATCGGTCACGTCGGTGTCGTTGCCGTCCTCGTCAGCGACGATGGACCAGTACGCCCAGCTCGGGGCGGACAGGGTGGCGGACTTCGAGGTGCGCAGCGGGACCCAGGCGTCGGTCTCGTCGCCGTCCTTGGGTGCGGTGGTGCCCTCGGTCATCAGCGTCTGGACCTGGGCGATGCCTGCCAGGGACTCGGCGCTGGAGAACTGGGCGTCCCACGAGCCGTCATCGTTCTGCACGGCGATCTGGCCGCCGTTCTCCCAGATGAACGGGAGCGCGTTGTACCAGTCCTTACCCGGGAACCAGACACCCGCGACGTCGTCGAGCTTCTCGTTGATGGTCACGGCGTTGGAGACGTACTCGTCGAGCGTGGTCGGGACCTCGACGCCGGCTTCCTTGTACTGCTCGGTGTTGTAGAACACCACGCGCGCACCGGAGTAGTACGGCGCCGCGAAGAGCTTGCCGTCGTACGAGCCGGCCTCGACGAAGCCGGGCAGCAGGTCGTCACCGCCGAGGGAGTCCTGGATGTCGCTCAGGTCGAGCAGCGCACCGGCCGAGGTGAAGGCGGCGGCCTGGGTGTTACCCATCTCCACGATGTCGGGGCTGTCGTTGCTGGACAGCGAGGTGGTGAGCTTGTCGACGAGACCGGTCCACTGCTGGACCTCGATGGTCAGGGTCGATCCCGGGTTCTGCTCCTCGAAGGTCTTCTTGAGGTAGTCCCGCGCGTCCTGCGGCGTGTCGGTGTCACCGACGAGCCAGACGCGGATGTCGCCGGTGGCGGCGCCAGCGGATGTGGTGGCGTCCGACGTGGACTCCGCGGTGGTGTTGGCTCCGCATGCGCTGAGCGCGAGAGCGGAAGCCCCGACGAGGGCAACGGCCGAAAGCTTGAGCTTCATTGCCTGACTCCATTTTCCTAGGTGGTGTGTAACTTCGTTGGTTGTTTCCCTGAAGGGTGCTGCCGTGGCAGCTGAGGTCAGAAGACCCCGAGCTGCGAAGAGAGAACCTGGACGGCGGCACCGCGCAGCACGATGTCGTCGCCTTCCCCCGCCATCCGCACTGTGACCCCGTGGAACCGGGTCAGGATGCGAGACTCCAGGGTCTCGGTCGCGGCCTCACGGAGCTCGCCGTCAAGCAGCTCCGAGGGGCCAGAGAGGAGGACCTCCGAGATGTCCAGTACGCCGACGACCGGCGCAAGGGCGATACCGAGCCGTTCCCCTGCAACACGCAGCGCGTCCTGGTGACCGGTCGACAGGCGGGCGGTGAGTGCGGGCTCGGAGAGCCACGCCTCGAGGCAGCCGAGCTTGCCGCAGCCGCACAGGGGACCGCCGTCGGTGCCGACGGTGACGTGGCCGAGTTCGCCGCCGGCGAGATGCGCGCCGTCCAGCACGCGGCCGGAGACGAGCAGTCCGGAACCGACGCCGCGGCCGACGCGGATGAGGAGAACGTCCTCGGCTGCGTCCGCGAACGTGAACTCGCCGAGCACGGCAGCGTTCGCGTCGTTGGTGACGATGGCTGGGACACCGGTCGCGTGGCGCAACTCCCCGGCCAGGTCGACCGACTCCCAGCCGAGGTTGGAGGCCTTGAGGACGACACCGTCGTGGTTGACGATGCCGGGCGCGCCGACGCCGACGCCGAGCACCCGAGCGGGCGCCCGTGCGACCATGTCGGCTGCCAGGTCGACGATGACGCCGAGGGCATCGCCCAGATCCTGGGGGATCGGCACGGCACAGTGCTCGACGACGACGCCGTGCAGGTTGAGCCGCGCGGCCCGGAAGTGCTCGTTGCCCGACAGGTCGATCGCCACGAGACACAGGTGGTCGTCGTCGATGTCGATGAGGGTGGCCGGCTTGCCGGGTCGGACGTCATCGCTGACGCCCATTTCCCTGACCAGCTGCTCGACGAGCAGGTCGGCGACCAGCGCCGAGATCGTGACACGGGTCAGGCCGGTGGCCCTCGCCAGGTCCGCGCGGCTCATCGGCGCCTCGTGGAAGAGGGTCGAGAGGACAAGGGAGCGGTTGTAGCGCCTCGCATCCTCGGGGAGCACCTTGTGCTGCCCGAGACGGATGGCGAAGGGGCGCTCTCCCCTGCTCGTCGCTGCCTGACTCATGTTTGTTAGTTAACCATATGTACTAACGCGCGCCAACTGGGACTACCCGTCGTTACGCAACTGTTACGACAGCGGCGCGGGCCTCAGTACGTCACGCCAGAGGGTCCACCTGGTCGGCGATCTCCA is a window encoding:
- the hisD gene encoding histidinol dehydrogenase: MLRTLDLTGVDGAYRTLLPRGSFDVEAAVAVVHPIVADVADRGAEALLEYSEKFDHVVPPSLRVGAADLRKAADELDPQLREAFLESIRRRREVAGALELDPDPGPAILADGASVGLRNIPVERVGLYVPGGLAPLASSVIMNVVPAQVAGVTSIAVASPPQREFGGLPHPSILAVCALLGVEEVYAVGGAQAIAMFAHGVEGLCDPVSLITGPGNIYVVAAKRLVRGLVGIDSEAGPTEIAVVADDTADPAFVAADLISQAEHDPMAASVLITDSTALTEKVVAEVERQVVGQLHEERIRTALTGRQSAVVLVRDLDQAVAVADAYAAEHLEIQTADARAVAARIRNAGAIFVGGYSPVSLGDYSAGSTHVLPTAGCACHSSGLSVRSFMRTVHVIDYSQAGLMDLADGIERFAQAENLPGHAAAVTVRRPR
- the dnaE gene encoding DNA polymerase III subunit alpha → MLDGAARIKDLFSGAEQMKMPALAITDHGNLYGAYEFYKASKAFDVKPIIGLEAYLTPRTHRSERKRVQFGDGTGDDVASKGAYTHMTMWAADKVGMHNLFKLSTYSSLEGFFYKPRADRELLNTYGKGLIATTGCPSGEVQTFLRLGQYDNAVAAAAEFRDIFGEGNFYVELMDHGLEIETRVRKGLLQVARDLSLPLVATNDLHYVHAEDADSHDTLLCVSAGSRKAQADRFRFDGNGYYLKSPAEMRHLFRDFPEACDNTLAIAERVETSFDEGIGTYMPRFDVPPGETEESWFKKEVERGLHVRYPNGIPQEVLDRAEFETGIIVQMGFSGYFLVVADFINWAKHNGVRVGPGRGSGAGSMCAYAMRITDLDPLEHGLLFERFLNPERVSMPDFDIDFDDRRRGEVINYVTEKYGSEYVAQIITYGSIKAKAAVKDAARVLDMPFAIGEQITKAMPPDVMGKGVPLGDLFNEEHKRYAEGAEFRELYQSNADVRTVVDTARGIEGLKRQWGVHAAGVIMSRAPLADVVPLMKREADGAIITQFDYPGCESLGLIKMDFLGLRNLTVLADALHNIELNRGIQVELESLALDDEKTFTLLQRGDTLGVFQLDGGPMRALLRSMQPDCFDDISAVGALYRPGPMGADSHNKYARRKTGREPVEPIHPELAEPLESILGETYGLIVYQEQVMAIAQKLAGYTLGGADMLRRAMGKKKKSELDKQYATFSAGMIERGYSKDAIQTLWDILLPFSDYAFNKAHSAAYGLVSYWTAWLKANYPVEYMAALLQSVRDDKDKSALYLAECRHMGIEVLPPDVNSSEVAFTPVGEHIRFGMGAVRNVGDKVVTAWVQERTRLGPAKDFYDFLDKAPLLMCNKRVVESLVKAGAFDELGHTRRSLMGIFEAAVDSIIDLKKNAENGQDGFDFGFDDGAGADEASPLHEAVPDVDEWDRRTKLAFEREMLGLYVSDHPLNGLEHVLQANSDRSIASAVAEDGYRGNTKLCGLITSVNRRVNKAGNIWAQVVLEDLGNSIEVTVFPRVYDQVAMHLAPDTIVAVDGVVESGEDRGRMRAQNVIAPHVSAEGNVGPLALTLPAVRCTPGVVGRLKSILAQYPGAAEVHLNLRTGEQIKTFRLGDGFRVELTSALFADLKAVLGPSCVGVGRESS
- a CDS encoding formate/nitrite transporter family protein — its product is MSDTRLFPGQVFIQTVLEAAETKDTMSRRIKGPYLMRAAMAGLLIGILYVAHYQIVATFTDLGGVDFSGVGKILGAAVFGWALVFIYLTKSELLTSNMMLTSVAVYHRRITPSRQLGILSLCLLGNALGGLVLALMLKGSTIVTGGLLEAMQHSVDVKLGYTTSMLGLSDLFFRAVLCNLLINIAMLVVYNGYLKDYLAIIISMLSAVFLFVFLGLEHSVANTVLFMVVGLQGEVAVGAAALNVGVALLGNFVGGGVLIGFYYAFLNDPRRGRTTD
- a CDS encoding family 20 glycosylhydrolase, whose product is MQHLPLIPAPTRIEIADGAFRLVATTPVSGELADLLADELHTITGARPHVGGHGKIRLRISGEGRSESYHLTVTEHRVTLTGADRAGLRYGIWTLVQAVRRSGEGWEIPALDIHDAPRFAYRGFMIDVVRHFFDVATVETLIDRAARLKLNALHLHLSDDQGWRLEIASRPELTAKASGTAAFGDSGGHFTQADYARIVAHAASYDMIVVPEIDLPGHTHAVGVAYPDLVEEPVLTREMLDTVEAFGGDVPVKGEPCTSIPVGFSQLRIHHEPTYDFLADVLGEVAALTPGPLVHVGGDECLGTDPADFAYFMERVTTLVAGLGKTPVVWHEAGAAEGLARGTVGQFWGLRSNDEQVAAKARTFPERGGGVILSPADAIYLDMKYDEDEPLGLTWAGFVSLEQSYDWDPATLIDGIGEDAVLGVEAPTWTEKLTSLEELDHMMFPRIASAAEIGWSPAPEGHAWRTWTSFSGRLAGIAPLWEAQGIAFHRAPGVDWR
- a CDS encoding carbohydrate ABC transporter permease, whose protein sequence is MKGSLLSRSLLNIAAVIVFVCSVFPVYWMVNTSMLPGAKIKSTRPSFLPESLNFSNYATALGDGFIPAMWMSLAVTGLTLVTALVFAFMAALALSRFTFRSRKSLIVAVLVIQMVPAEALIISMFRLLDGWHLVNTVLGLSAVYIAMVLPFTIWTLRGFVQGVPADLEEAAQIDGCSKAGAFWRITFPLLAPGLVSTGIFAFIQAWNEFVFALVIMTREESQTLPIWLRSFLQATKATDWSVVMAGSTLMALPVVIFFLIVQGRMTSSMTSGAVKG
- a CDS encoding carbohydrate ABC transporter permease: MLATSDARATTEVDTPRSRRPQLTPMLLLAPAFIMLAIFIGWPVVQMIVMSFQEYGRAQIFGADPEFIALGNYTKVLTDPIFWAVLGRSVALAAVCVVATMVLGMAIAVMMTKLGKLMRTVVSVGLLLAWAMPALTATIVWGWIFDTSYGLVNWLMTKLTGDNWFGHSWLIDPLSFFGVAAIIIVWGAIPFVALSLYAGLTQVPSEVLEAASLDGANGWRRFVNVTFPYIRSIVIVVLILQIIWDLRVFAQIYALQTIGGIREQTNTIGVYIYTESMASGRLGTGGAISVILVAILLAISAYYIRLTLRNED